The proteins below come from a single Pedobacter aquae genomic window:
- the gpmI gene encoding 2,3-bisphosphoglycerate-independent phosphoglycerate mutase, translated as MKNKKVALIILDGWGYGRKDTSNAINVANTPFFDSCLQKYPNSTLEASGLAVGLPEGQMGNSEVGHMNLGAGRVVYQELGRINKAVTDKEFTSNQAIKNAFEYAKKENKDVHFIGLVSDGGVHSHINHLKGLCDTAQDFGLENVFIHAFLDGRDTDPNSGLGFITELNDHLQHTSAKLASAIGRYYAMDRDNRWERVKLAYDLLVKAEGKKVDAITNGIQESYEEGVTDEFIKPLVVCNQDGNPTATIKDGDVVICFNFRTDRGREITLALSQKAFPEYDMKPLDLYYVTMTSYDETFQKVNVAFGKDDLVMTLGEVIEQAGKNQIRIAETEKYPHVTFFFSGGREKEFKNEKRLLIPSPKVATYDLQPEMSAHGITEAIIPELLAEWPDFICLNFANPDMVGHTGVFDAVVKAVETVDHCAEQVVKAGLEHGYSFIIIADHGNADFMVNEDGSANTAHSTNLVPCILIDEDYKQVKNGKLGDIAPTILKIMNISIPAEMTGDILV; from the coding sequence GTGAAAAATAAAAAAGTTGCACTTATTATTCTTGACGGCTGGGGATACGGTCGTAAAGATACCTCAAATGCCATTAATGTGGCTAACACTCCTTTTTTCGATTCTTGTCTTCAAAAATATCCAAACAGTACGTTAGAAGCTTCTGGTTTAGCCGTTGGTTTGCCAGAAGGCCAAATGGGTAACTCAGAAGTTGGCCACATGAATCTTGGTGCTGGGCGTGTAGTTTATCAGGAATTAGGGCGTATTAATAAAGCAGTAACCGATAAAGAATTTACTTCTAACCAGGCTATCAAAAATGCTTTTGAGTATGCTAAAAAAGAAAATAAGGATGTTCATTTTATTGGATTAGTTTCTGATGGAGGCGTACATTCACACATTAACCACCTTAAAGGTTTATGTGATACAGCACAAGATTTTGGTTTAGAAAATGTGTTTATTCATGCCTTTTTAGATGGTAGAGATACAGACCCAAATTCTGGATTAGGTTTTATAACCGAGCTGAATGATCATTTACAACATACATCAGCAAAATTAGCCTCTGCCATTGGTAGGTATTACGCCATGGATAGGGATAACCGTTGGGAGCGTGTGAAATTAGCTTATGATTTATTGGTTAAAGCAGAAGGTAAGAAAGTAGACGCCATTACTAATGGTATACAAGAATCTTACGAAGAAGGTGTAACCGATGAATTTATAAAACCTTTGGTAGTTTGCAATCAAGATGGTAATCCTACAGCAACTATTAAAGACGGCGATGTGGTCATCTGTTTCAACTTTAGAACAGACCGCGGACGGGAGATAACTTTAGCCTTATCGCAAAAAGCATTTCCAGAGTATGATATGAAGCCTTTGGATTTGTATTATGTTACCATGACTAGTTATGATGAAACTTTTCAAAAAGTTAATGTAGCTTTTGGTAAGGATGATTTAGTGATGACCTTAGGCGAGGTTATAGAGCAAGCAGGTAAAAATCAAATCAGAATTGCTGAAACAGAGAAATATCCGCATGTTACTTTCTTCTTCTCTGGCGGTAGAGAGAAAGAGTTTAAAAACGAAAAAAGGTTGTTAATTCCTTCTCCTAAAGTAGCTACTTATGATTTGCAACCGGAAATGAGCGCTCATGGAATTACCGAAGCTATTATTCCTGAATTGCTTGCAGAATGGCCAGATTTTATTTGCCTAAATTTTGCTAACCCAGATATGGTTGGGCATACAGGCGTATTTGATGCTGTTGTTAAGGCTGTAGAAACGGTAGACCATTGTGCAGAGCAAGTTGTTAAAGCTGGTTTAGAACACGGTTATTCTTTCATCATCATCGCAGACCACGGTAATGCAGATTTTATGGTGAATGAAGATGGTTCTGCCAATACTGCCCATAGCACAAATTTGGTTCCTTGTATCTTAATTGATGAAGACTATAAACAAGTTAAAAATGGTAAACTTGGAGATATAGCACCAACCATACTTAAAATAATGAATATTAGTATCCCAGCAGAAATGACTGGTGATATATTGGTATAA
- a CDS encoding tetratricopeptide repeat protein has product MKFKILTVLALILPITLVAQTPFERLGQKAMMNGDFNSAATFFEQAVKQDHGNMNALYLLGYAYYHSSNYKKSIESFDKLVAYKPSEAIAYYYRGKAKMLLSGQIKDYKNPEKEELLLGAIKDFSSGIELTPSDMKFYQNRGLAYQEYSVFKSQKVNEIYNKNAAISAANSSITDLKKVLAENAARKDIVSQIEKSKQLLINIKN; this is encoded by the coding sequence ATGAAATTTAAAATTTTAACAGTTTTAGCCCTTATTTTACCCATTACCCTAGTTGCACAAACTCCGTTTGAGCGCCTTGGACAAAAAGCCATGATGAATGGCGATTTTAATTCTGCTGCCACTTTTTTTGAACAAGCCGTTAAACAAGATCATGGCAATATGAATGCACTTTATCTTTTAGGTTATGCTTATTATCATTCTTCAAATTATAAAAAATCTATAGAGTCTTTTGATAAATTAGTTGCTTATAAACCCTCAGAAGCTATTGCTTATTACTACAGAGGCAAAGCCAAAATGCTTTTAAGCGGGCAAATAAAAGATTATAAAAATCCTGAGAAAGAAGAACTTTTACTTGGTGCGATTAAAGATTTCTCTAGTGGGATTGAGCTTACGCCTAGCGATATGAAATTTTATCAGAACAGAGGTTTAGCTTATCAAGAGTATAGCGTTTTTAAAAGTCAGAAAGTGAATGAAATTTATAACAAAAACGCTGCTATTTCTGCCGCTAACTCATCTATAACCGATTTAAAGAAAGTGTTAGCCGAAAATGCTGCTAGAAAAGACATTGTATCTCAGATAGAAAAATCGAAACAACTACTTATCAACATCAAAAATTAA
- the lon gene encoding endopeptidase La, with protein MSKFDPFDFNQAMPLINEDTEFFPLMSQEDEEEMNNEQTPEILAVLPLRNTVLFPGVVIPITVGRDKSIKLIKDAYKGDRVIGVVAQLDVSVEDPKFDELNKVGTVAVIVKMLQMPDGNTTVIIQGKNRFELVEQVQSEPYIKATVKKFEEVRPKVDKEFKAMVSSVKEMAMQIIQFSPNIPSEAAIAIKNIESVPFLINFISSNMNASVADKQGMLEVANLRDRAQMVLSHLSTELQLLELKNQIQNKVKVDLDKQQRDYFLNQQLKTIQEELGGNSPDMEIEDLRKKGSKKQWSKETANHFHKELDKLARMNPAAADYSVQINYLEVLLDLPWQQFTKDNFDLKRAQKILDKDHYGLDKVKKRIVEYLAVLKLKHNMKAPILCLVGPPGVGKTSLGKSVAKALGRKYVRMALGGVRDEAEIRGHRKTYIGAMPGRIIQSIKKAGSSNPVFVLDEIDKVGNDFRGDPSSALLEVLDPEQNNAFNDHFVELDYDLSNVMFIATANSLSSIQPALLDRMEIIEVNGYTIEEKIEIAKKHLLPKQKEQHGLKTKDVNLKSSVIEKIIEDYTRESGVRGLEKKIGSVVRGAATKLAMEEAYNVNFTAHDIEEILGAPIFDKDFYEGNEVAGVVTGLAWTQVGGDILFIEASLSPGKGRMTLTGNLGDVMKESATIAMAYMRAHAASFGIEYRVFDQWDIHIHVPAGATPKDGPSAGITMLTALTSAFTQRKVKEHLAMTGEITLRGKVLPVGGIKEKILAAKRANIKDIILSKANRKDILEIKESYIKDLSFHYVTDMTEVIKLALLDKKVKNALDIVYKEPIKQKQD; from the coding sequence ATGAGCAAATTCGATCCGTTCGATTTTAACCAAGCAATGCCACTAATAAATGAAGATACCGAGTTTTTTCCTCTCATGTCTCAAGAAGACGAGGAAGAAATGAATAATGAACAAACACCAGAAATTCTTGCTGTTTTGCCTTTAAGAAACACAGTTTTATTTCCCGGAGTTGTTATTCCTATTACTGTTGGTAGAGATAAATCTATCAAACTGATAAAAGACGCTTATAAAGGCGATAGGGTTATTGGTGTAGTAGCGCAGCTAGATGTGAGTGTAGAAGACCCAAAATTTGACGAGCTTAATAAAGTAGGTACAGTAGCTGTTATTGTTAAAATGCTACAAATGCCAGATGGCAACACAACCGTAATTATACAAGGTAAAAACCGTTTCGAGCTGGTAGAGCAAGTACAATCAGAACCTTATATAAAAGCTACAGTAAAGAAATTTGAAGAGGTAAGACCTAAGGTTGATAAAGAATTTAAAGCAATGGTTTCATCTGTTAAAGAGATGGCTATGCAAATTATTCAGTTTTCGCCTAATATACCTTCTGAAGCTGCTATAGCCATTAAAAATATAGAAAGCGTACCTTTTTTAATCAACTTTATTTCTTCTAATATGAATGCTTCTGTTGCAGACAAACAGGGCATGTTAGAAGTTGCAAATTTGAGAGACAGGGCTCAAATGGTTTTAAGCCATTTAAGTACCGAGCTGCAATTATTAGAACTTAAAAATCAAATCCAAAACAAAGTAAAGGTTGATTTAGACAAGCAACAAAGAGATTACTTCTTAAATCAGCAACTTAAAACTATTCAGGAAGAATTAGGTGGTAATTCTCCAGACATGGAAATTGAAGATTTAAGAAAAAAAGGCAGTAAGAAGCAATGGTCTAAAGAAACAGCTAATCATTTCCACAAAGAGCTGGATAAATTAGCCAGAATGAATCCGGCTGCAGCCGATTACTCTGTGCAAATTAACTATTTAGAAGTGTTGTTAGATTTGCCTTGGCAACAATTTACCAAAGATAATTTCGATTTAAAAAGAGCTCAAAAAATATTAGATAAAGACCATTACGGTTTAGATAAGGTTAAAAAGCGTATTGTAGAATATTTAGCTGTTTTAAAGCTAAAACATAATATGAAAGCACCTATTTTATGCTTGGTCGGCCCTCCGGGAGTTGGTAAAACTTCATTAGGGAAATCTGTAGCTAAGGCTTTAGGTAGAAAATATGTAAGAATGGCTTTAGGTGGTGTAAGAGATGAAGCCGAGATAAGAGGACATCGTAAAACTTACATCGGCGCTATGCCTGGGCGTATTATCCAATCTATTAAAAAGGCAGGAAGTTCAAATCCGGTTTTTGTTTTAGATGAGATTGATAAAGTAGGAAATGATTTTAGAGGCGACCCTTCATCGGCTTTATTAGAGGTTTTAGATCCAGAACAAAATAACGCTTTTAATGATCATTTTGTAGAGTTAGATTATGATTTATCTAACGTGATGTTTATTGCAACAGCCAATTCTTTAAGTAGCATACAACCTGCTTTGTTAGACAGGATGGAAATTATCGAAGTAAATGGCTATACGATTGAGGAAAAAATAGAAATCGCTAAAAAGCATCTTTTACCAAAACAGAAAGAGCAACACGGTTTAAAAACTAAAGATGTGAATTTAAAATCATCAGTAATAGAGAAAATTATTGAGGATTATACACGCGAATCTGGTGTTAGAGGTTTAGAGAAAAAAATAGGTTCTGTAGTACGTGGTGCCGCTACCAAGTTAGCCATGGAAGAAGCCTATAATGTTAATTTTACGGCTCATGATATAGAAGAAATTTTAGGAGCACCTATTTTTGATAAAGACTTTTATGAAGGTAATGAAGTTGCTGGCGTGGTAACAGGCTTAGCCTGGACACAAGTTGGCGGCGATATTTTGTTTATAGAAGCCAGTTTAAGCCCTGGGAAAGGCAGAATGACCTTAACCGGAAATTTAGGAGATGTAATGAAAGAATCTGCTACCATTGCCATGGCTTATATGAGAGCACATGCTGCAAGTTTTGGTATAGAATATCGGGTTTTTGACCAATGGGATATTCATATTCACGTACCAGCCGGTGCAACACCAAAAGATGGCCCTTCTGCTGGTATAACCATGTTAACAGCTTTAACATCTGCATTTACACAAAGAAAAGTTAAAGAACATTTAGCCATGACGGGCGAGATTACCCTACGTGGGAAAGTTTTGCCAGTAGGTGGTATTAAAGAAAAGATTTTAGCAGCTAAAAGAGCAAATATTAAGGATATCATTTTATCTAAAGCAAACAGAAAAGATATTTTGGAGATTAAAGAGTCTTACATTAAAGATTTGAGCTTCCATTACGTAACCGATATGACAGAAGTTATAAAACTAGCTTTGTTAGATAAGAAGGTGAAAAATGCCTTAGATATTGTTTATAAAGAG